In Pseudomonas sp. MTM4, one genomic interval encodes:
- a CDS encoding Mu transposase C-terminal domain-containing protein yields MTDQLVSGELVVAKGKLATVKTVFSDKHIRVIINASGEALIVSKRDIERIAGVADKLSVANEVRLNVNDYTEDELSLAAERYNVIRKWKLAEVTISEACLLLNVSRSYFFQLAKKFDEDVGPLSLVLQKRGVKEGVTRLDESVEVAIFEATKKVYASRGASYSKVWVEVDVKCKEQGFPSPCKDTVLRRVRSILSEKNRLKIKRGPDAAAQKFIARAGKKTVQRPLQWVQMDHTLVDIILLADDRVHVIGRPWLTVAIDVYTRVILGYYLSLHVPSTVSVACALSQSVLPKVGFARTVGIDSEDYPYYGKPEVLHMDNAAEFTSAKFKAGCEAFGIHPAYRPIGQKHFGGHVERLIGTFMTTKVHLLKGTTMSNSVARRDLNSEKSATMTFSDFFGWFAREVVVYHSTIHSALKISPRQTWADYFAPNGGIPYPPKLSDPEQLKLWFMPQESRKVNPGGIKLHGQVYWDPVLTPFVGASNVIVKSDPFNMNQVWVKLNGQFCPIPLADLTGQAPSYEEYRASKFHRRAVRSGAICDDRGRKAYRAKQEIEAESTRLTRKERRRHAAEKAYFDAQPMPTGDNSAVKPVKIKPDYAAPPKRFKPEDPK; encoded by the coding sequence ATGACCGACCAGCTAGTTTCTGGAGAGCTTGTGGTTGCGAAGGGAAAGCTTGCCACAGTTAAAACGGTATTCAGTGACAAGCATATCAGGGTAATTATTAATGCTTCTGGCGAGGCACTGATAGTTTCTAAGCGCGATATCGAGCGGATTGCAGGGGTCGCCGATAAACTGAGCGTTGCTAATGAAGTTCGTCTAAATGTTAATGACTATACAGAAGATGAGCTATCTCTTGCCGCTGAACGCTATAACGTAATTAGGAAGTGGAAATTAGCGGAAGTAACGATAAGTGAAGCTTGTCTGCTGCTAAACGTATCGCGGAGCTATTTCTTCCAATTGGCCAAGAAGTTCGACGAGGACGTTGGTCCGTTGTCTCTAGTTCTCCAGAAGCGGGGGGTTAAGGAAGGTGTAACCCGGTTGGATGAATCAGTTGAAGTGGCAATTTTTGAAGCGACTAAAAAAGTGTACGCGTCGAGAGGGGCTAGTTATAGCAAAGTTTGGGTGGAAGTTGATGTTAAATGTAAAGAGCAGGGTTTTCCTTCTCCTTGTAAGGATACAGTTTTGCGGCGCGTGCGATCAATTTTATCAGAAAAAAACAGATTAAAAATAAAACGGGGCCCTGACGCGGCAGCCCAAAAGTTTATAGCGCGCGCAGGTAAGAAAACTGTTCAAAGACCGTTACAGTGGGTGCAAATGGACCACACATTGGTCGACATCATTCTGCTAGCGGACGATCGTGTCCATGTGATTGGTCGCCCTTGGTTAACGGTAGCAATTGACGTATACACACGAGTAATTCTTGGGTACTACCTCAGTCTTCACGTTCCGTCGACTGTTTCGGTAGCATGTGCACTTAGCCAGAGTGTGCTTCCTAAAGTAGGTTTTGCCAGAACTGTTGGCATAGATTCTGAAGATTATCCCTATTATGGCAAGCCCGAGGTTCTGCACATGGATAATGCCGCAGAGTTTACAAGTGCAAAATTCAAGGCTGGATGCGAAGCATTTGGAATACATCCTGCGTACCGTCCAATTGGTCAAAAGCACTTTGGCGGCCATGTGGAAAGATTGATTGGTACGTTCATGACAACCAAAGTGCACTTATTAAAGGGCACTACGATGTCGAATTCGGTTGCGCGCCGGGATCTCAATAGTGAAAAGAGCGCCACCATGACCTTCTCTGATTTTTTTGGCTGGTTTGCGCGCGAAGTGGTTGTCTACCATTCTACGATACATAGCGCATTGAAAATTAGTCCGCGACAAACATGGGCTGACTATTTTGCACCAAACGGGGGTATTCCTTATCCTCCGAAACTTTCGGACCCCGAGCAGCTGAAACTTTGGTTCATGCCTCAAGAAAGCCGTAAAGTTAATCCGGGAGGTATCAAGCTGCATGGCCAAGTCTATTGGGATCCTGTACTAACACCTTTTGTTGGTGCAAGCAATGTAATTGTTAAGTCAGATCCGTTCAATATGAATCAGGTGTGGGTGAAATTGAATGGCCAATTTTGTCCTATTCCCCTGGCTGACCTGACGGGACAGGCACCCAGCTATGAAGAATATCGCGCAAGTAAGTTCCATCGTCGAGCGGTACGCTCTGGAGCTATCTGTGATGATAGAGGGCGCAAAGCCTACAGGGCCAAGCAAGAAATCGAGGCGGAGAGTACCAGGCTAACTCGAAAGGAGAGACGCCGACATGCCGCAGAAAAAGCTTATTTTGATGCTCAGCCAATGCCCACCGGGGATAATTCGGCAGTTAAGCCGGTTAAGATAAAGCCTGACTATGCGGCTCCTCCAAAGAGATTCAAGCCTGAGGACCCGAAATGA